Below is a genomic region from Candidatus Binatota bacterium.
AACCAGTTAGGGAAACCCGACACCGTCATTCCCTTGTAGGCCACCGCGCCGTCCTTCCAGGTATCGGCCAGCGACTTGCCCGCGCGCCCGGTGATGGGAAACGGCGCTGACGAAAGCCCGGTCTCAAAGCCGGTGGCGAGCAGCAGGGCGTCAACGGGGTGGGATTGCTCGTTACCGTCGGCATCGTGGGTAACAAGCCCCTTGGCAGTTATCCGGGTGATGCTGTCGGTCACCAGGTCGACGTTGTCGCGTTCGAAGCTGGGCCAGAAGTCGTCGGAGATGAGCATACGCTTGCAGCCGAACTGAAAGTGCGGGGTGAGCTTTTCCCGGAGTACGGGGTCGGACACACAGTGCTCGAGGTGCCTGATCGAAGCGCGCTCGGCTATGCCCGACAGCCGCGGTGAGTCGAGCACTATCATCGGCCCCATGGCTTCGCTGAAGCAGAAGGTGAACCACCGCACGGCTTTCTGCATGAACGGAAAACGCCGGAAGCGTTGCTTGGTTGTTTCGCTTACCTCGAGGTCACCCTTGGGCACCACCCACGCGGGCGTGCGCTGAAAGACGCTCATGTGTTCAACAGAGGGGGCTATGGCGGGAACCACCTGCACCGCGCTGGCGCCGGTGCCGATCACCGCGACGCGCTTGCCGGCAAGGTCGTAGTCGTGGTTCCAGCGGGCGGTGTGAAAAAGCTGGCCCTCGAAGTCGGCCAGGCCCTCGATGTCGGGGGGCGCGGGGTTGACCAGCCCGCCGACGGCCGCGATCACCACCTGCGCGGTGATCTGCTTGTCGTTATCCAGATGCAGCACCCATTGTTGGCGCTGGTCATCAAAGACCGCCGAGCTAACCTCGGTTTCAAAGCGCAGGTGCTCGCCGAGACCGTGCTTGTCGACGGTGCGCAGCAGGTAGGCCTGGATTTCGTCGGCGTGGGCAAACTTGTGTTTCCAGTCGGGGTTGGGGTCGAAGGAGAGCGAGTAGGCGTTGGCCGGCACGTCGCAGGCACAGCCGGGGTAAGTATTGTCGCGCCAGGTGCCACCCGGCTCAGAAGCCCGCTCGATCATGACAAAGGAGTTGATCCCCGCCTGCTTGAGCTTGATGGCCGCGCCGATGCCGCCAAATCCCGAGCCTATGACGGCCACCGTGTAGTCGGCGCGGTCAGTGTTGTTGCTGTCTGTGCTCATGGTTTTATGCCCACAGCTTGCAGCTAGCGCAGGCGCGGGGCAAGCTGCCTGCCCGGCCTGCATTCAGTGCCGACGAAGGAGCACAGGGTGAATATAGCAAAGATGATAGCGGTGGTACTGCTTGCGACGGCATTTTCGACACTGGATTTTCCAGCGACCCCGGGCGTTCAAGCGCCGGTGGTATCGCTGGCGGCGGCCGACCAGGCAGCTTCGCAGCAGGGCCCGGCGCTGGCCACACTCGTGGCTACCGCGGGTAACAGCGCGTCCGGCAGCGTCAGCTTTACGCCCGCAGAGGGCGGCGTCAGGGTGCAGGCCCAGTTGTCGGGCCTCGCCGCTGGTGGACACGGTTTTCACATCCACCAGTGGGGCGATTGCAGTTCGGGCGACGGCAAGTCGGCGGGGGGGCATTTCAATCCCGCCTCGGTTGACCACGCGGGTCC
It encodes:
- a CDS encoding NAD(P)/FAD-dependent oxidoreductase: MSTDSNNTDRADYTVAVIGSGFGGIGAAIKLKQAGINSFVMIERASEPGGTWRDNTYPGCACDVPANAYSLSFDPNPDWKHKFAHADEIQAYLLRTVDKHGLGEHLRFETEVSSAVFDDQRQQWVLHLDNDKQITAQVVIAAVGGLVNPAPPDIEGLADFEGQLFHTARWNHDYDLAGKRVAVIGTGASAVQVVPAIAPSVEHMSVFQRTPAWVVPKGDLEVSETTKQRFRRFPFMQKAVRWFTFCFSEAMGPMIVLDSPRLSGIAERASIRHLEHCVSDPVLREKLTPHFQFGCKRMLISDDFWPSFERDNVDLVTDSITRITAKGLVTHDADGNEQSHPVDALLLATGFETGLSSAPFPITGRAGKSLADTWKDGAVAYKGMTVSGFPNWFTIMGPNTGPGHTSVLVFTEAQIRYIVQAVRRIASGRARSFEVKQQVQDRYNERIQGRMKYTAWSSGCNSWYLGEDGKNRALFPGFASEYYLRTRRFKRSDYTVR
- a CDS encoding superoxide dismutase family protein encodes the protein MIAVVLLATAFSTLDFPATPGVQAPVVSLAAADQAASQQGPALATLVATAGNSASGSVSFTPAEGGVRVQAQLSGLAAGGHGFHIHQWGDCSSGDGKSAGGHFNPASVDHAGPLAESRHVGDLGNLGADAEGNASYDRVDSVIALSGANSIVGRAVIVHAGADDLASQPTGAAGARVACGVIGTAAPAAD